One stretch of Corynebacterium imitans DNA includes these proteins:
- a CDS encoding YgfZ/GcvT domain-containing protein — protein MSYSSDLLQLPGATPIEGNPLAEGVAWHYGNPLAEQQGTRLIDRSHRRVIAVAGKDAAEFLHNLLSQKLIDVPSSFSASALDLDIQGHILHHTDIALVDGTFYLDVPAAQFDSFADYLRKMVFWSEVTVEEADLAVLSLLSPNGEFPEVPEATFSRRVDAFAPARMDFAVPRDQALEVARRLRDEAGVDFAGLMAFTAARVRNVEPELGVDLDEKSIPHEVPRLINRGEHVGAVHLNKGCYRGQETVARVENLGRSPRLLVMLQLDGSAPNEPQPGDTITANGRKVGRLGTVVHDADYGPIALALVKRSALEAPLDIDGVAASVDKDSLPTDEGEKLGRLAVEKLRRGQ, from the coding sequence ATGTCGTATTCGTCTGATCTTTTGCAACTGCCCGGTGCCACCCCCATCGAAGGCAACCCGCTCGCCGAGGGCGTGGCCTGGCACTACGGCAACCCGCTCGCCGAGCAGCAGGGCACCCGGCTGATCGACCGTTCACACCGCCGCGTCATCGCGGTCGCGGGCAAGGATGCGGCGGAGTTTTTGCACAACCTGCTTTCGCAAAAGCTTATCGACGTCCCGTCGTCCTTTTCCGCCTCAGCCCTCGACCTGGACATCCAGGGCCACATCCTGCACCACACCGACATCGCGCTTGTCGACGGGACGTTTTACCTCGACGTACCCGCCGCCCAATTCGACTCTTTTGCCGACTACCTGCGCAAGATGGTCTTCTGGTCCGAGGTCACCGTCGAGGAGGCGGACCTTGCAGTGCTGTCGCTTTTGTCGCCTAACGGCGAGTTCCCGGAAGTACCGGAAGCCACTTTTAGCCGCCGCGTCGATGCTTTCGCACCTGCACGCATGGACTTCGCCGTGCCCAGGGACCAGGCGCTCGAGGTCGCGCGGCGCCTGCGCGACGAGGCGGGGGTGGACTTTGCCGGCCTGATGGCCTTTACTGCCGCGCGTGTGCGCAACGTCGAGCCAGAACTCGGCGTTGACCTGGACGAAAAGTCGATCCCCCACGAGGTACCGCGCCTAATCAACCGTGGCGAGCACGTCGGCGCAGTCCACCTGAACAAGGGCTGCTACCGCGGCCAGGAGACGGTCGCGCGCGTCGAAAACCTCGGCCGCTCCCCTCGCCTACTCGTCATGCTGCAGCTCGACGGCTCCGCCCCCAACGAGCCGCAACCCGGCGACACAATTACCGCCAACGGCCGCAAGGTCGGTCGACTCGGCACCGTCGTCCACGACGCAGACTACGGCCCGATCGCGCTCGCGCTGGTGAAACGCTCCGCGCTCGAGGCACCCCTGGACATCGACGGGGTGGCCGCGAGCGTGGATAAAGACTCACTGCCCACCGACGAGGGTGAGAAACTTGGACGCCTCGCCGTCGAGAAGCTTCGCCGCGGACAATAA
- the mshD gene encoding mycothiol synthase, which translates to MTDHSALISQATAADGVAPFSEAFEQALVDATLHHTHLTTENPDTPGEVVGLAGIAPDGSAELFIHPDFRRRGLGTELARRVLAERPDAGLWAHGNLPAAQALATSLGLESTRELLVMSLSGEALSGTELELPQGMRELSLVKASEEFGREAVERDWLRVNNEAFSWHPEQGGWDMARLHRAMDTEWFDPAGVLFLYGGENGDELAGFMWTKVHPGGEGEIYVVGLASAFRGKGLGGALVEMGLVHLRRVGVPKVILYVEADNAPAVRRYEQLGFEVAERHVVYAARVKGQ; encoded by the coding sequence ATGACAGATCACAGCGCACTGATTTCTCAAGCCACCGCAGCCGACGGCGTCGCTCCCTTCTCGGAGGCCTTCGAGCAGGCGCTTGTCGACGCCACGTTGCACCACACCCACCTCACCACCGAAAACCCCGACACCCCGGGTGAGGTAGTGGGGCTGGCCGGCATCGCCCCCGACGGCTCCGCGGAGCTGTTCATTCACCCGGACTTCCGCCGCCGAGGCCTCGGCACTGAGTTGGCGCGCCGGGTGCTTGCCGAGCGCCCGGACGCGGGGTTGTGGGCCCACGGCAACCTGCCCGCTGCGCAGGCGCTCGCCACGTCGCTCGGCCTGGAATCCACCCGAGAGCTTTTGGTGATGTCTTTATCCGGCGAGGCGCTGAGCGGCACGGAGCTGGAGCTGCCACAGGGGATGCGCGAGCTCTCGCTTGTGAAAGCGAGCGAGGAGTTCGGGCGCGAGGCGGTCGAGCGCGATTGGCTGCGCGTGAATAATGAGGCTTTCTCCTGGCACCCCGAGCAGGGCGGTTGGGATATGGCGCGCCTGCACCGTGCGATGGATACAGAGTGGTTCGACCCGGCGGGCGTGCTCTTCCTCTACGGCGGCGAAAATGGCGATGAACTGGCCGGATTCATGTGGACGAAGGTCCACCCGGGCGGGGAGGGCGAGATCTACGTCGTCGGTCTGGCCTCCGCGTTCCGCGGCAAGGGGCTGGGTGGTGCGCTGGTGGAAATGGGGCTGGTGCACCTGCGCCGGGTGGGGGTGCCGAAGGTGATCCTGTACGTGGAGGCAGACAACGCGCCCGCGGTGCGCCGCTACGAGCAGCTCGGGTTCGAAGTGGCCGAGCGGCACGTGGTTTATGCGGCGCGAGTCAAGGGGCAGTGA
- a CDS encoding aminodeoxychorismate lyase, translated as MVSLLPPAPVIYLIEPFGGSIRRQNANTPHIFWDDAAVTRGDGIFETILIRRGEPANLDKHIERFRRSAATLDLPEPCAEHWSKATREAIADFVRERGVAPEEVDAKCSWTMSRGRETTGVPTAWLTIRPLSEEVLSQRKNGVSAVTTSRGYSINRGKDGEAEVPWMRVGAKTLNYAASMAALRWARSEGYDDVIYIDPETERVLEGATSTVVIVKKGGRLRTPKPGPGILPGTTQAALFAHAEKQGWKCKQKDVYLSELHKAESVWLVSSTRMYARVRKLDGKKLARPDNAEEIQQLIVDALDSSVREA; from the coding sequence ATGGTCTCCTTGCTTCCTCCCGCCCCCGTCATTTACCTCATCGAACCCTTCGGCGGCTCCATCCGCAGGCAGAACGCCAACACGCCCCACATCTTCTGGGACGATGCGGCGGTGACCCGCGGCGATGGGATCTTTGAAACGATCCTCATCCGCAGGGGCGAGCCCGCGAACCTTGACAAACACATCGAGCGCTTCCGCCGCTCCGCCGCCACGCTCGACCTGCCGGAGCCCTGCGCGGAGCACTGGAGCAAGGCTACCCGCGAGGCCATCGCCGACTTTGTGCGCGAGCGCGGCGTGGCACCGGAAGAGGTGGACGCGAAATGCAGCTGGACCATGTCCCGCGGCCGGGAAACCACCGGCGTGCCCACCGCCTGGCTGACTATCCGGCCGCTTTCGGAAGAGGTGCTGTCCCAGCGCAAGAATGGCGTGAGCGCGGTGACCACCTCGCGCGGCTACAGCATCAACCGCGGCAAAGACGGCGAGGCGGAGGTGCCCTGGATGCGGGTCGGCGCGAAGACGCTGAACTACGCGGCGTCCATGGCGGCGCTGCGCTGGGCGCGCTCCGAGGGCTACGATGACGTGATCTACATCGACCCGGAGACGGAGCGTGTGCTTGAGGGCGCGACCTCGACCGTGGTGATTGTGAAGAAGGGCGGGCGGCTGCGCACACCGAAGCCGGGGCCCGGCATCCTGCCCGGCACCACCCAGGCCGCGCTCTTCGCGCACGCGGAGAAGCAAGGGTGGAAGTGCAAGCAGAAGGACGTCTACCTTAGCGAGCTGCACAAGGCCGAGTCGGTGTGGCTCGTCAGCTCCACGCGCATGTACGCGCGCGTGCGCAAGCTGGACGGGAAGAAGCTTGCCCGCCCGGACAACGCCGAGGAGATCCAGCAGCTGATCGTGGACGCGCTGGATTCCTCCGTGCGTGAGGCCTAG
- a CDS encoding FABP family protein, with protein MAENEQTPDNQQASLSGNEAVNLAAEQSKSTAHRNIPELGFPDFPLHEDTANLRQGPSLHDGLLALLPLVGVWTGTGQANDNGEEYAFGQRLVVSHDGENYLRFESRIWRLDENGEATGADQREVGFWRISLDDEIEVTLTNSRGLVEVMYGEPVNERGWQLQSASTLATESGPEKHGPGKRLYGLMPNNNLGWVDERLVDGEMVPYMSGELKRIAG; from the coding sequence ATGGCTGAGAATGAACAGACCCCCGACAACCAGCAGGCTTCGCTCAGCGGCAACGAGGCCGTGAACCTCGCCGCGGAGCAGTCGAAGAGCACCGCGCACCGCAACATCCCGGAGCTGGGTTTTCCAGACTTCCCGCTCCACGAGGACACCGCGAACCTGCGCCAGGGCCCGAGCCTGCACGATGGGCTGCTCGCCCTGCTGCCGCTCGTGGGCGTGTGGACTGGCACCGGCCAGGCCAACGACAACGGCGAGGAGTACGCCTTCGGCCAGCGCTTGGTCGTCTCCCATGACGGCGAGAACTACCTGCGCTTCGAATCCCGCATCTGGCGTCTCGACGAGAACGGGGAGGCCACCGGCGCGGACCAGCGCGAGGTCGGTTTCTGGCGCATCTCCCTCGACGACGAAATCGAGGTCACGCTGACCAACTCCCGCGGACTGGTCGAGGTGATGTACGGCGAGCCCGTCAACGAGCGCGGCTGGCAGCTGCAGAGCGCGTCCACCCTGGCTACCGAGTCCGGCCCAGAAAAGCACGGCCCGGGCAAGCGCCTCTACGGGCTCATGCCGAACAACAACTTGGGCTGGGTGGATGAGCGTCTCGTCGACGGCGAGATGGTGCCCTACATGTCCGGCGAGCTCAAGCGCATCGCGGGCTAG
- the purM gene encoding phosphoribosylformylglycinamidine cyclo-ligase: MTNQNSDPAVSYAAAGVDIEAGDRAVELLKDHAKRATRPEVKGGIGGFAGLFALGKYREPLLAAGSDGVGTKLAVAQAMDRHDTIGIDLVAMCVDDLVVCGAEPLFLQDYIATGKVVPEKIADIVGGIAEGCVQAGCALLGGETAEHPGVMDPDDYDVSATAVGVVEADELLGPDRVREGDTIIAMASSGLHSNGYSLARHVLLEKAGLPLDGHIEEFDRTLGEELLEPTRIYARDCLELASECEVRTFCHVTGGGLAGNMERIIPEGLVAEMRRTTWTPGQIFRTIKTVGQVPDAEMEKTFNMGVGMVAVVAPEDRDRALAILTARHVDAWVLGDVRAAGEGETTRATLVGEHPQY; this comes from the coding sequence ATGACTAACCAGAACTCCGACCCTGCTGTTTCTTACGCCGCCGCGGGTGTGGACATCGAGGCCGGCGACCGCGCCGTCGAGCTGCTGAAGGACCACGCGAAGCGCGCGACGCGCCCGGAGGTCAAGGGCGGTATCGGTGGCTTCGCTGGACTGTTCGCGCTGGGTAAGTACCGTGAACCGCTGCTGGCGGCGGGCTCCGACGGCGTGGGTACCAAGCTGGCGGTCGCCCAGGCGATGGACAGGCACGACACCATCGGTATCGACCTGGTCGCCATGTGCGTGGACGACCTGGTGGTCTGCGGCGCGGAACCGCTGTTCTTGCAGGACTACATCGCTACCGGCAAGGTCGTGCCGGAGAAGATCGCGGATATCGTCGGTGGCATCGCCGAGGGTTGCGTCCAGGCTGGCTGCGCCCTGCTGGGCGGCGAGACCGCGGAGCACCCCGGCGTGATGGACCCGGATGATTACGACGTCTCCGCCACTGCCGTCGGCGTGGTCGAGGCCGATGAGCTGCTCGGCCCGGATCGCGTGCGCGAGGGTGACACGATCATCGCCATGGCCTCCTCCGGTCTGCACTCGAACGGCTACTCGCTGGCGCGCCACGTCCTGCTGGAGAAGGCCGGCCTGCCGCTGGATGGCCACATCGAGGAGTTCGACCGCACGCTCGGCGAGGAACTGCTCGAGCCGACTCGCATCTACGCCCGCGACTGCCTGGAGTTGGCGTCCGAGTGCGAGGTGCGCACCTTCTGCCACGTCACCGGCGGTGGCCTGGCAGGCAACATGGAGCGCATCATCCCCGAGGGCCTGGTCGCGGAGATGCGCCGTACCACCTGGACTCCGGGGCAGATCTTCCGCACCATCAAGACGGTCGGCCAGGTGCCGGACGCTGAGATGGAGAAGACCTTCAACATGGGCGTGGGCATGGTCGCCGTTGTTGCCCCGGAGGATCGTGACCGCGCGCTGGCAATCCTGACCGCCCGCCACGTGGATGCGTGGGTGCTCGGCGATGTCCGCGCAGCAGGGGAGGGCGAGACCACCCGCGCCACCCTGGTTGGCGAGCACCCGCAGTACTAG
- a CDS encoding DUF3073 domain-containing protein translates to MGRGRAKAKQTKVARQLKYNSPEMDLDSLQRELAGKAPRRSWDEDEYEVDDQYADYADWDYDDEDDRN, encoded by the coding sequence ATGGGCCGCGGACGCGCCAAAGCAAAGCAGACCAAGGTTGCTCGCCAACTCAAGTACAACTCTCCTGAAATGGACCTCGATTCCCTGCAGCGTGAGCTGGCAGGAAAGGCTCCGCGGCGTAGTTGGGACGAGGACGAGTACGAGGTGGATGACCAGTACGCAGACTACGCGGACTGGGACTACGACGACGAAGACGACCGGAACTAA
- a CDS encoding DUF2993 domain-containing protein, giving the protein MHVKRSVAAVLVGAGLAAYLADTALAMRAEHELSVHAAQLGDLSTAPAAYVGGLPFRSTIPRISVDALDVPVASVGVGNAGIELIDVTLDHPRSSSITEDLTGAKASLVRRSVRLDGVAFGQLLGMTDLDIASPYDISPSGGGASEARLTGTLPDAEQPVTVIVTLRLEGSEFVMRPSELIDVPPELTDQAVAAFSLRRDTADLPLGGPADKVQLTGGSIEFSRDRINTTIEEDDLTPLAHDAADDAAHQEAKDSPLASDADEAADN; this is encoded by the coding sequence ATGCATGTGAAGCGAAGCGTGGCCGCGGTTCTTGTCGGCGCGGGCCTGGCGGCGTACCTGGCTGACACCGCCCTCGCCATGCGCGCGGAGCACGAGCTGTCGGTACATGCCGCGCAGCTCGGCGACCTGTCCACCGCGCCTGCCGCCTATGTGGGCGGGCTGCCGTTTCGCAGCACGATTCCCCGCATCAGTGTTGACGCGCTCGATGTGCCCGTCGCGAGTGTGGGCGTGGGCAATGCGGGCATCGAGCTTATCGACGTCACGCTCGACCATCCCCGCTCCAGCTCCATCACCGAAGACCTCACCGGTGCCAAGGCGAGCCTCGTGCGCCGCAGCGTGCGCCTCGACGGCGTGGCCTTTGGCCAGCTGCTCGGCATGACGGACCTGGACATCGCCAGCCCCTACGACATCTCGCCCTCCGGTGGCGGCGCGAGCGAGGCGCGGCTGACCGGGACGCTGCCCGACGCGGAGCAGCCCGTCACCGTGATCGTCACGCTGCGGCTGGAGGGCTCTGAGTTTGTGATGCGGCCCAGTGAACTTATTGACGTGCCCCCGGAGCTGACTGACCAGGCTGTAGCTGCGTTTAGCCTGCGCCGCGACACCGCGGATCTCCCGCTCGGCGGGCCCGCGGACAAGGTGCAGCTGACCGGCGGGTCGATCGAGTTTTCCCGCGATCGCATCAACACCACCATCGAGGAAGACGACCTCACTCCCCTTGCGCACGACGCGGCCGATGACGCCGCCCATCAGGAGGCGAAGGATTCGCCGCTGGCCTCGGACGCGGACGAGGCGGCCGACAACTAG
- a CDS encoding acyl-CoA thioesterase, whose product MTNKPLVDKSPSVTLRFMASPTDVLHAGAQGVSGGRVLEWIDKAAYACAAQWSATYCVTAYVGHIHFTRPIPSGHIVEVRSTIAMTGRSSMHIVNEVLSADPREGVFTRACDCLVIFVAKDTKTGKPMAVPTFVPVTEEQRRVESAAKSRIDLRKAIETSMEEQTYTDDSTAPRLVHRFLAKPTDVNWGGNVHGGTAMEWIDEAGMACTMEWSGERTVAVYAGGIRFYKPIHIGDLIEVETRITRTDSRSIHVSTFVRSGDPRGGRDQLSNAIHASFTYIGIDIDGHPLPARQFVPVTDEDKRLWEHTQTLKDLRAQYEPEPLVERPEASQRVD is encoded by the coding sequence ATGACCAACAAACCCCTGGTAGACAAGTCGCCCTCCGTCACGCTGCGTTTTATGGCATCACCTACCGATGTCCTCCACGCCGGCGCTCAAGGCGTGTCCGGCGGGCGCGTCCTCGAGTGGATTGACAAGGCCGCCTACGCCTGCGCCGCGCAATGGTCCGCAACGTACTGCGTCACGGCCTATGTGGGGCACATCCACTTCACCCGGCCCATCCCCTCCGGGCACATCGTGGAAGTGCGCTCGACCATCGCCATGACCGGGCGCAGCTCCATGCACATTGTCAACGAGGTGCTCTCCGCCGACCCCCGCGAAGGCGTGTTTACCCGCGCCTGCGACTGCCTGGTCATTTTCGTGGCAAAGGACACCAAGACCGGCAAGCCCATGGCCGTGCCGACGTTTGTGCCGGTGACCGAAGAACAGCGCCGCGTTGAAAGCGCCGCGAAGTCCCGCATCGACCTGCGCAAGGCCATCGAAACCTCGATGGAAGAGCAGACCTACACCGACGACTCCACGGCCCCGCGCCTGGTCCACCGCTTCCTGGCCAAACCGACGGACGTGAACTGGGGCGGCAACGTGCACGGCGGCACCGCCATGGAATGGATCGATGAGGCCGGCATGGCCTGCACCATGGAATGGTCCGGGGAGCGCACCGTGGCCGTCTACGCGGGCGGCATCCGCTTCTACAAGCCGATCCACATCGGCGACCTCATCGAGGTGGAAACCCGCATCACGCGTACCGACTCCCGCTCCATCCACGTCTCCACCTTCGTCCGCTCTGGTGACCCCCGCGGCGGGCGCGACCAGCTAAGTAACGCCATCCACGCCTCGTTTACCTACATCGGCATCGACATCGACGGCCACCCGCTCCCCGCACGCCAGTTTGTCCCGGTCACCGACGAGGACAAGCGCCTCTGGGAGCACACCCAGACGCTGAAGGACCTGCGCGCGCAGTACGAGCCGGAGCCGCTGGTCGAGCGGCCGGAAGCGTCGCAGCGGGTGGACTAG
- a CDS encoding sterol carrier family protein produces MAPGRSSKQDPQKTREAVAAISAWLDGEAPQPARALLADACRRTARTLAEELPGKTVELRVPPFVAVQCVDGPAHTRGTPPNVVEMGPETWLRVATGRSTFEAEVAAGAIDASGSRAEEIARGLPVIARS; encoded by the coding sequence ATGGCACCTGGCAGAAGCTCGAAGCAAGATCCGCAGAAAACGCGCGAGGCAGTCGCCGCCATCTCCGCCTGGCTGGATGGCGAAGCTCCACAGCCTGCCCGCGCCTTGCTTGCCGACGCCTGCCGCCGCACCGCCCGCACACTCGCCGAAGAGCTGCCGGGCAAAACGGTGGAGCTACGCGTGCCCCCGTTTGTGGCCGTGCAGTGCGTCGATGGCCCGGCACATACTCGCGGCACCCCGCCGAACGTGGTGGAGATGGGGCCGGAGACGTGGCTGCGCGTGGCCACCGGACGCAGCACGTTTGAGGCCGAGGTAGCCGCGGGCGCGATCGACGCTTCCGGTTCGCGCGCCGAAGAGATCGCGCGCGGGTTGCCGGTAATTGCCCGATCCTAG
- the pstS gene encoding phosphate ABC transporter substrate-binding protein PstS, which translates to MIRNFKRTAAVFGVVAVSSAALVACGDSESTDSADTSAEATAESTDGAEGTGSELTGETGQLVAEGATSQQNAMDYFASRYSEEVPGATLAYNATGSGSGIKQFLGNTVAFAGSDSPLKDDEVEKAAERCGGNEAWHLPFVIGPVAIAYNLEGVDELNLTVDNIVDIFQGKITNWNDPALAESNPDAELPDMEIKPFFRSDESGTSDNFQKFLSAASDGKWTGEGKAFPTEVGTGANGSSGVASEVAATEGAITYVEAGFAEKKANIDFGSGPVELTDEAVAAALDSMEFTTEGHNMAVDAEALFASDAEGAYPLVLTTYEIVCSAGYDETTSNMVKDFLNVALDSQDEELAAEGFIPVTGAHADRLREAVNAIQ; encoded by the coding sequence GTGATCCGTAACTTTAAGCGCACCGCCGCAGTCTTCGGCGTCGTAGCAGTTTCCTCCGCAGCCCTCGTTGCCTGTGGTGACTCTGAGTCCACCGACTCCGCAGATACCTCCGCTGAGGCAACCGCGGAGTCCACCGACGGCGCTGAGGGCACTGGCTCTGAGCTGACCGGCGAGACCGGCCAGCTGGTCGCCGAGGGTGCAACCTCTCAGCAGAACGCAATGGACTACTTCGCGTCTCGTTACTCTGAGGAAGTTCCGGGAGCAACCCTGGCGTACAACGCCACCGGTTCCGGCTCCGGCATCAAGCAGTTCCTGGGCAACACCGTCGCTTTCGCTGGCTCTGACTCCCCGCTGAAGGACGACGAGGTGGAGAAGGCAGCCGAGCGTTGCGGCGGCAACGAGGCATGGCACCTGCCGTTCGTTATCGGCCCGGTGGCTATCGCCTACAACCTCGAGGGTGTGGACGAGCTCAACCTGACCGTTGACAACATCGTTGACATCTTCCAGGGCAAGATCACCAACTGGAATGACCCGGCCCTGGCTGAGTCCAACCCGGACGCTGAGCTGCCGGATATGGAGATCAAGCCGTTCTTCCGCTCGGATGAGTCCGGTACCTCCGACAACTTCCAGAAGTTCCTCTCTGCTGCATCCGACGGCAAGTGGACCGGCGAGGGCAAGGCCTTCCCGACCGAGGTGGGCACCGGTGCGAACGGTTCCTCCGGCGTGGCTTCCGAGGTCGCTGCGACCGAGGGCGCTATCACCTACGTCGAGGCCGGCTTCGCTGAGAAGAAGGCCAACATCGACTTCGGCTCCGGCCCGGTCGAGCTGACCGACGAGGCTGTCGCTGCTGCGCTGGACTCCATGGAGTTCACCACCGAGGGCCACAACATGGCCGTCGATGCAGAGGCACTCTTCGCCTCCGACGCAGAGGGTGCTTACCCGCTCGTACTGACCACCTATGAGATCGTCTGCTCCGCAGGCTACGACGAGACGACCTCCAACATGGTCAAGGACTTCCTCAACGTCGCCCTGGACTCCCAGGACGAGGAGCTGGCCGCCGAGGGCTTCATCCCGGTCACCGGCGCACACGCAGACCGCCTGCGCGAGGCAGTCAACGCCATCCAGTAA
- the purF gene encoding amidophosphoribosyltransferase, which yields MENCGDSRAQLDDTPRDECGVFGVWAPGEDVSKLSYFGLFALQHRGQEGAGIAVGDHDNIVVFKDTGLVSQIFDESVLDALQGDVAIGHTRYSTAGGNSWDNVQPMFRTSPNGTDVALAHNGNLTNYQELQAEAISRKLIPSGGVQGQGSSSDTAVVSALLADGIRDECTLFDAALDLLPRLKGAFCLMITDGDTLYAARDPHGVRPLSLGRLERGWVVASETCALDIVGASFVRDIEPGELVAIDATGIRSERFVEEPREARCVFEYVYVARPDSVLDGQTVNASRVEIGRRLARVQPVEGDLVMPVPESGTPAAIGYAEESGIPFKQGMMKNAYVGRTFIQPSDTLRQLGLRLKLNPVRTVIEGKRLIVVDDSIVRGNTQRKLIRMLHEAGAAEVHVRIASPPVKWPCFYGIDFASPGELIANHGRGGTDEEVAESIRTMIGADSLAFVPIDDMIAASNHPAETLCAACFDGKYPLGLPDGNPNADLVRRIQKGDTHHD from the coding sequence ATGGAAAACTGCGGGGACTCCCGGGCCCAGCTCGACGACACACCGCGCGATGAGTGCGGCGTGTTCGGCGTGTGGGCGCCCGGCGAAGACGTCTCCAAACTGTCCTATTTCGGCTTGTTCGCCCTCCAGCACCGCGGCCAGGAGGGCGCGGGCATTGCGGTGGGCGACCACGACAATATCGTGGTGTTCAAGGACACAGGCCTGGTCAGCCAGATTTTTGACGAGTCCGTCCTGGACGCGCTGCAGGGCGATGTGGCGATCGGGCATACGCGCTACTCCACTGCGGGCGGCAATTCTTGGGATAACGTGCAGCCGATGTTTCGTACGTCGCCAAACGGCACCGACGTCGCGCTCGCGCACAACGGCAACCTGACCAACTACCAGGAGCTGCAGGCCGAGGCGATTTCCCGCAAGCTGATCCCGTCCGGTGGGGTGCAGGGGCAGGGCTCTTCCTCGGATACGGCGGTGGTTTCCGCGCTGCTGGCCGATGGGATCCGCGATGAGTGCACGCTTTTCGACGCCGCGTTGGACCTCCTCCCACGCCTCAAAGGCGCCTTCTGCCTCATGATCACCGACGGCGACACCTTGTACGCCGCCCGCGACCCGCACGGCGTGCGCCCGCTGTCGCTGGGTCGGCTGGAGCGCGGCTGGGTCGTCGCTTCCGAGACGTGCGCCCTGGACATCGTGGGTGCGTCGTTTGTCCGCGATATTGAGCCCGGCGAGCTGGTCGCCATCGACGCCACGGGCATCCGCTCCGAGCGTTTTGTCGAGGAGCCGCGTGAGGCGCGCTGCGTCTTCGAGTACGTTTACGTCGCCCGCCCGGATTCCGTGCTGGACGGGCAGACCGTCAACGCCAGCCGTGTGGAGATCGGCCGCAGGCTGGCGCGCGTCCAGCCGGTGGAGGGCGACCTGGTCATGCCGGTGCCAGAATCCGGTACCCCGGCCGCGATCGGCTATGCCGAGGAATCCGGCATCCCGTTCAAGCAGGGGATGATGAAGAACGCCTACGTGGGTCGTACCTTCATCCAGCCCTCCGACACACTGCGTCAGCTGGGGCTGCGCCTCAAGCTGAACCCGGTGCGCACGGTCATTGAGGGCAAGCGCCTGATCGTCGTCGATGACTCGATTGTCCGCGGAAACACGCAGCGCAAGCTGATCCGCATGTTGCACGAGGCCGGTGCGGCCGAGGTGCACGTGCGTATCGCCTCGCCTCCGGTGAAGTGGCCGTGCTTCTACGGCATTGACTTTGCGAGCCCGGGCGAGCTCATCGCCAACCACGGGCGCGGCGGCACCGACGAGGAGGTCGCCGAGTCGATCCGCACGATGATCGGTGCCGATTCCTTGGCATTCGTGCCCATCGACGACATGATCGCCGCCTCCAACCACCCCGCCGAGACCCTCTGCGCTGCTTGCTTTGATGGCAAGTATCCGCTCGGCCTTCCCGACGGCAACCCGAACGCCGACCTTGTCCGCCGTATCCAGAAAGGTGACACCCACCATGACTAA